The proteins below come from a single Eubacterium limosum genomic window:
- the proB gene encoding glutamate 5-kinase, with the protein MRQTIKEAETIVIKMGTTSVTHANGTLNLKKLDQLARVLTDLENSGRKMVLVSSGAIGCGMNRLGLKERPKTLEAKQATASVGQGLLMEIYHKFFDEYHQNVGQILLTKDVFKHSIKRNNAINTFKALKNRNIIPIVNENDCIATDEIQEECFGDNDILSAMTADIVDADLLIILSDVDGLYDSNPNENEDARLLQTVETIDSDILSSAGCSTSGLGTGGMVTKIGAAKYATDRGIDTIIASGEDVKVIYDILEGNEIGTFFIKQDLQEVQNVKKSND; encoded by the coding sequence ATGCGACAGACAATTAAGGAAGCAGAGACCATTGTCATCAAAATGGGGACCACCTCGGTAACCCATGCCAATGGTACCCTCAATTTAAAAAAGCTTGACCAGCTGGCCAGGGTTTTGACGGACCTAGAAAACAGTGGGAGGAAGATGGTTTTGGTATCTTCGGGTGCCATCGGCTGTGGAATGAACCGTTTGGGGTTAAAGGAACGGCCAAAGACACTGGAGGCCAAACAGGCCACCGCTTCGGTAGGACAGGGACTTTTGATGGAGATCTACCATAAGTTCTTTGATGAATACCACCAGAATGTGGGACAGATTCTGCTGACCAAGGATGTTTTTAAACATTCCATTAAAAGAAACAATGCCATCAACACCTTCAAGGCGCTGAAAAACCGTAATATTATCCCGATCGTCAATGAAAATGACTGCATCGCTACGGATGAAATTCAAGAGGAGTGCTTTGGGGATAATGATATTCTGTCTGCCATGACTGCTGATATTGTGGATGCTGACCTTTTGATTATTCTCTCAGACGTGGATGGGCTGTACGACTCAAATCCCAATGAAAATGAGGATGCCAGACTGCTCCAGACCGTTGAGACGATTGATTCCGATATTTTGAGCAGCGCGGGATGTTCTACCTCCGGCCTTGGAACAGGCGGCATGGTAACCAAAATCGGAGCGGCAAAATACGCCACTGACCGAGGAATAGACACGATCATCGCATCCGGTGAGGATGTCAAAGTGATTTATGATATTTTAGAAGGCAATGAAATAGGAACATTTTTTATTAAACAGGATTTACAGGAGGTCCAAAATGTTAAAAAAAGTAATGATTAG
- a CDS encoding indolepyruvate oxidoreductase subunit beta gives MKTKNILLVGVGGQGTITAAKLLTTGLMEAGYDVKMSEIHGMSQRGGSVSSQVRYGDDVQSPVIEMGTADIIVAFEKMEALRYIDFLKEDGKIIVNDAEIWPLPVVIGKATYPEKILDTLQEKANVRVMNASALAEEMGNLKVMNVILLGAIIKSMGLQDIDWDEIIRNNVKPKFVDLNIKAMAVGMDAVN, from the coding sequence ATGAAAACAAAAAATATATTATTGGTTGGCGTTGGCGGCCAGGGAACCATCACAGCGGCAAAGCTGCTGACCACTGGTTTGATGGAAGCCGGCTATGATGTAAAGATGAGTGAGATTCACGGCATGAGCCAGCGCGGCGGCTCTGTTTCTTCTCAGGTTCGCTATGGAGATGATGTTCAGTCACCGGTTATCGAGATGGGAACAGCGGATATTATCGTTGCCTTTGAAAAAATGGAAGCGCTGCGTTATATTGATTTTTTAAAGGAAGACGGAAAGATTATTGTCAATGATGCAGAGATCTGGCCGTTGCCGGTTGTTATAGGAAAAGCGACTTATCCGGAAAAAATCCTGGATACATTGCAGGAAAAGGCCAATGTCCGCGTGATGAACGCTTCTGCTCTGGCAGAAGAGATGGGCAACCTCAAGGTTATGAATGTGATTCTGCTGGGAGCCATCATCAAATCCATGGGGCTTCAGGATATTGACTGGGATGAAATCATCCGAAATAATGTAAAACCTAAATTTGTTGATTTGAATATTAAAGCAATGGCTGTCGGAATGGACGCCGTCAACTAA
- the rpsO gene encoding 30S ribosomal protein S15: protein MISKEEKERIIAEYQTHEGDTGSPEVQIAILTARINGLNEHFAVHKKDHHSRRGLLKMVGQRRGLLNYLKKKDIMRYRELIQRLGLRK from the coding sequence ATGATTTCAAAAGAAGAAAAAGAACGCATTATTGCAGAGTACCAGACACACGAAGGTGACACTGGTTCTCCAGAAGTACAGATTGCTATTTTAACAGCAAGAATCAATGGTTTAAATGAACACTTTGCCGTTCATAAAAAAGACCATCACTCAAGAAGAGGTCTTCTGAAAATGGTCGGTCAGCGTAGAGGTTTATTAAACTATCTCAAAAAGAAAGATATCATGCGCTATCGTGAATTAATTCAGAGATTAGGCTTGAGAAAATAG
- a CDS encoding cysteine-rich small domain-containing protein: protein MCKKEFETENFKFFQNRDCEYFPCHKTETPDEFNCLFCYCPLYALGRDCGGGFEYTEKGIKNCTNCLVPHKKENYDRIIEKLLILIERVREQ from the coding sequence ATGTGTAAAAAAGAATTTGAAACAGAAAACTTTAAATTTTTCCAGAACAGGGATTGTGAATACTTTCCCTGTCACAAAACGGAAACCCCAGATGAGTTTAACTGTTTGTTTTGTTACTGTCCTTTATATGCGCTGGGGAGGGACTGCGGCGGTGGTTTTGAATACACGGAAAAGGGTATAAAGAACTGTACAAATTGCCTTGTTCCCCATAAAAAAGAGAACTATGACCGGATCATTGAAAAACTCCTGATCCTTATTGAGCGCGTTAGAGAGCAGTAG
- a CDS encoding polyribonucleotide nucleotidyltransferase, which yields MRIFETEIAGRPFSVEIGEVAQLAKGSAMIRYGETSVLAIAAASKKPREGMDFFPLSVDYEEKQYAVGKIPGGFLKREGRPSEKAILNSRLIDRPIRPLFPKGFRNDVQVVTTVMSVEQDNAPEIAAMIGASIALSISDIPFDGPTGSVAVGLIDGEFILNPTEAQREVSDLSLTVAGTKDAIMMVEAGANEVSEETMLEAILFAHEEIKKIVAFQEEIVAAVGVEKKDYTLYLPTDELTAEVEAFVGRKMHEAVHTEDKTERLENIDAVKTEVVEHFGELYPEQLNDIDTILTALQKKEVRSLILVDRIRPDNRKMDEVRPITAKIDYIPRVHGSGLFTRGETQVLSIATLGVLRDAQVLDGLSNDTEKRYMHQYNFPGYSVGEARPMRSPGRREIGHGALAERALLPMIPPEEEFPYAIRVVSEVLSSNGSTSQASVCGSSLALMAAGVPLKKPVAGVAMGLIKEDEKLAILTDIQGMEDFLGDMDFKVAGTKDGITAIQMDIKIHGIDREILTQALEQARIGRMHILGIMNEEISEPRAELSPYAPRIMTMTINPDKIRDVIGSGGKVINKIIEETGVKIDIEDDGTIYIASEDGVAADKAKAIIEDIVKEVEVGEVYTGEVVRIMNFGAFVSLPGGKDGLIHISKLAKERVKSVEDVVKLGDVVTVKVVEIDDKGRINLSRKACLPKD from the coding sequence ATGAGAATATTTGAAACAGAAATTGCCGGTCGCCCTTTTAGCGTGGAAATCGGCGAGGTTGCACAGCTTGCTAAGGGCTCTGCAATGATCCGCTATGGTGAAACCAGTGTTCTGGCCATAGCCGCTGCATCTAAAAAACCCCGTGAAGGCATGGATTTTTTTCCGCTGAGCGTGGATTATGAAGAAAAACAATACGCGGTTGGTAAGATACCGGGTGGCTTTTTAAAAAGAGAAGGCCGTCCTTCTGAAAAAGCAATTTTAAACTCACGTTTAATTGACCGCCCAATTCGTCCGCTGTTCCCCAAGGGATTCCGCAATGATGTCCAGGTGGTCACTACGGTTATGTCTGTTGAGCAGGATAACGCACCGGAAATCGCCGCAATGATCGGCGCGTCCATTGCCCTCAGCATTTCAGACATTCCTTTTGACGGTCCTACCGGTTCAGTAGCTGTCGGCCTGATCGACGGTGAATTTATTCTGAACCCAACAGAAGCCCAGCGCGAAGTCAGCGATTTAAGCCTGACCGTTGCCGGTACCAAGGACGCCATCATGATGGTAGAAGCTGGCGCCAACGAAGTTTCTGAAGAAACCATGCTGGAAGCGATTTTATTCGCGCATGAAGAAATTAAGAAAATCGTGGCTTTCCAGGAAGAGATCGTCGCAGCCGTCGGCGTGGAAAAGAAGGATTATACTCTTTATCTGCCAACAGACGAGCTGACCGCAGAGGTAGAAGCTTTTGTGGGCCGTAAAATGCATGAAGCCGTTCACACTGAAGATAAAACAGAACGTCTTGAAAATATTGATGCGGTTAAGACTGAAGTTGTTGAACATTTTGGCGAGCTTTATCCTGAACAGTTAAATGATATTGATACAATTTTAACTGCTCTGCAGAAAAAAGAAGTCCGCAGTTTGATTCTGGTAGACCGTATCCGTCCCGATAACCGTAAGATGGATGAAGTTCGTCCGATCACTGCAAAAATCGATTATATCCCGAGAGTTCATGGTTCTGGCCTTTTCACCAGAGGGGAAACCCAGGTGCTTTCCATCGCTACTTTAGGTGTCCTGAGGGATGCTCAGGTGCTGGATGGCTTATCCAACGATACGGAAAAACGCTATATGCATCAGTATAATTTCCCAGGCTACAGTGTTGGCGAAGCAAGACCAATGAGAAGCCCGGGCCGCCGCGAAATCGGCCACGGCGCACTGGCAGAGCGCGCGCTGCTGCCAATGATTCCTCCGGAAGAAGAATTCCCCTATGCTATCCGTGTCGTATCTGAGGTTTTAAGTTCAAACGGTTCGACCTCTCAGGCCAGCGTATGCGGCAGCAGTCTTGCTCTGATGGCAGCGGGTGTACCGCTTAAGAAGCCGGTTGCAGGTGTGGCAATGGGGCTGATCAAGGAAGATGAAAAGCTGGCGATTTTAACAGATATCCAGGGTATGGAAGACTTCCTTGGGGACATGGATTTTAAGGTTGCCGGTACTAAAGACGGAATCACCGCGATTCAGATGGATATCAAGATCCACGGTATCGACAGAGAGATTTTAACCCAGGCACTGGAACAGGCCCGCATTGGCCGCATGCATATTCTGGGTATCATGAATGAAGAAATTTCTGAACCACGCGCTGAGTTATCACCATACGCACCGCGTATTATGACCATGACCATTAACCCTGACAAGATTCGTGACGTTATCGGATCAGGCGGAAAGGTCATCAATAAGATTATTGAGGAAACCGGCGTTAAGATTGATATTGAGGACGATGGCACCATCTATATCGCTTCTGAAGACGGTGTTGCCGCAGATAAAGCGAAGGCGATTATTGAAGATATCGTCAAGGAAGTGGAAGTCGGAGAGGTTTATACAGGCGAGGTTGTTCGGATTATGAACTTCGGTGCTTTCGTATCCTTGCCAGGTGGTAAAGACGGCCTGATCCATATTTCAAAGCTTGCCAAGGAACGCGTGAAATCCGTAGAGGATGTTGTAAAGCTTGGTGATGTCGTAACCGTCAAGGTTGTTGAAATTGACGATAAGGGCCGCATCAATTTATCAAGAAAAGCGTGCTTACCTAAGGATTGA
- the plsY gene encoding glycerol-3-phosphate 1-O-acyltransferase PlsY, giving the protein MSILIGLILVVAAYFIGNLDFAYIMVRAVKGEDVRNYGSGNAGTTNVLRTMGLKYAIPVFILDALKGSVVILAARLLGFSEAWVAAAGIAVVCGHNWPVCLGFRGGKGTATSIGVFIVFDWQIALICIAVGLIFLAIFRMMSLTSIIGMVSLPIAVLIKSIFITHGAVFTPELVFALFLCCSTVFQHRANIKRIAAGTESKVGQKVKMGGDDKKGN; this is encoded by the coding sequence ATGAGTATACTTATTGGCTTGATTTTGGTTGTGGCGGCCTATTTTATCGGCAATCTTGATTTTGCCTATATTATGGTTCGCGCTGTAAAGGGTGAGGATGTCCGTAATTACGGAAGCGGTAACGCGGGTACAACAAATGTACTCCGGACAATGGGCCTGAAATACGCCATTCCTGTTTTTATTCTGGATGCGCTTAAAGGTTCTGTCGTGATTCTTGCCGCCAGACTGCTCGGCTTCAGTGAAGCCTGGGTAGCGGCTGCGGGGATTGCAGTGGTCTGTGGTCATAACTGGCCGGTCTGCCTTGGCTTTAGAGGCGGAAAGGGAACAGCTACCTCCATCGGCGTGTTTATCGTATTTGACTGGCAGATTGCTTTAATCTGTATTGCCGTTGGTCTGATCTTCCTGGCCATTTTCAGAATGATGTCACTGACTTCCATTATTGGGATGGTATCCCTTCCGATTGCGGTTCTTATTAAGAGCATTTTTATTACACATGGGGCTGTTTTTACACCTGAACTGGTTTTTGCCTTGTTTCTCTGCTGCTCAACAGTATTCCAGCACCGCGCCAACATTAAGCGGATTGCAGCTGGTACTGAGAGCAAGGTAGGACAGAAAGTTAAAATGGGTGGAGACGATAAGAAAGGCAACTAA
- the dut gene encoding dUTP diphosphatase: MEKCKVKIYNASKYPLPEYQSSGAAGVDLYADIDEPIEISNQNIYTIPTGIYLELPPGYEAQIRARSGLAMKHGIALVNGIGTIDSDYRGEIKVILTNLKAFSHTIHPGDRIAQMVIKSYVTADFVEVDSVEALTETERSDGGFGHSGM; encoded by the coding sequence ATGGAAAAGTGCAAGGTAAAAATATACAACGCATCCAAATACCCGCTGCCGGAGTATCAGAGCTCCGGTGCCGCCGGGGTGGATTTATACGCGGATATTGACGAACCGATTGAGATTTCAAACCAGAATATTTACACGATTCCGACGGGAATTTATCTAGAACTGCCGCCGGGATACGAAGCTCAGATCCGGGCGCGTTCGGGTCTGGCCATGAAGCACGGCATTGCCTTGGTCAATGGGATTGGTACCATTGATTCAGACTACCGTGGTGAAATAAAGGTTATTTTAACAAATCTGAAGGCCTTTTCCCATACCATTCATCCCGGTGACCGCATCGCGCAAATGGTAATAAAATCCTATGTCACTGCTGATTTTGTAGAGGTCGACAGTGTAGAGGCTCTGACAGAAACAGAACGCAGCGACGGTGGATTTGGACATTCCGGTATGTAG
- a CDS encoding MGDG synthase family glycosyltransferase, with protein MSKIFIFTASTGAGHNLAAKSIAQALSEYGFEVDVYDAFKESSAVLDKIVTKGYKQLVENVPKLYEQIYNQFNHMTPFQQNIFKMMTKVMNPEIVPMIQKEQPHLLISTHPFVTNILGTLKEHGAFDLPVLSFVTDYKIHSVYLHKKINAYVVGSEYTKETMIEKGVNPDIIYPFGIPIRQEFVEDTRKKAEIEDPAIRGTILLMAGSMGTRQMEKAFVALMKVQEKIKIIVVCGNNKKVERSIEFLNKVYETEDKVVEIHGFVDNIPELMDESDAIISKPGGLTSTEAIVKCIPMIIPYYYPGQEEENADYLVESGMAIKVDKIKELTSMVDFLIENKYIIQQMAENMSEEARNHSMEKTIELCKKLISEYEAGEIIPEL; from the coding sequence ATGTCTAAGATCTTTATTTTCACAGCATCCACCGGTGCGGGACACAACCTGGCGGCAAAATCTATTGCCCAGGCTTTATCCGAATATGGTTTTGAGGTAGACGTTTATGATGCCTTCAAGGAAAGCAGCGCCGTTTTAGACAAAATCGTAACAAAGGGCTATAAGCAGCTGGTTGAAAATGTGCCAAAGCTTTATGAGCAGATTTATAACCAGTTTAATCATATGACGCCTTTTCAGCAGAATATTTTTAAAATGATGACAAAGGTAATGAATCCAGAGATCGTTCCCATGATTCAGAAGGAACAGCCACATCTGCTGATTTCAACTCATCCCTTTGTCACCAATATTTTAGGAACTTTAAAAGAGCACGGGGCCTTTGACCTGCCAGTGCTCTCTTTTGTGACAGACTATAAAATCCACAGCGTATACCTGCATAAAAAAATTAATGCCTATGTGGTAGGCAGCGAATATACAAAAGAAACCATGATTGAAAAGGGTGTAAACCCGGATATCATTTATCCCTTTGGCATTCCCATAAGACAGGAATTTGTGGAGGACACCAGGAAAAAGGCCGAGATCGAAGATCCGGCCATCCGCGGTACAATTCTGCTCATGGCGGGCAGTATGGGGACCAGACAGATGGAAAAGGCTTTTGTCGCGCTGATGAAGGTTCAGGAAAAAATTAAAATTATTGTGGTTTGCGGCAACAATAAAAAGGTTGAGCGCTCCATAGAGTTTTTAAACAAGGTCTATGAAACAGAAGATAAGGTGGTGGAGATTCATGGCTTTGTCGACAATATTCCCGAGCTTATGGATGAGTCTGACGCCATTATCTCCAAGCCAGGCGGCCTGACAAGCACAGAGGCGATTGTCAAGTGCATCCCGATGATTATCCCGTATTATTATCCGGGACAGGAGGAGGAGAACGCGGATTACCTGGTGGAAAGCGGCATGGCCATCAAGGTAGATAAGATCAAGGAGCTGACTTCCATGGTCGACTTTCTCATTGAGAATAAATACATTATTCAGCAGATGGCTGAAAATATGTCCGAGGAAGCCAGAAACCATTCGATGGAAAAAACCATTGAGCTTTGCAAAAAACTGATTTCAGAATATGAAGCAGGAGAAATAATCCCGGAACTCTGA
- a CDS encoding vitamin B12-dependent ribonucleotide reductase encodes MKELKDLFKRHFTKELEGSDKTVYDLFEWQNVDVNLTNYQTGATILSMEDLEFPVDYSQNACNIIASKYFRRRGIPNGLGYEHSMREVADRMVGFWADALKEEGIIETEEEWQIFYDEMVYALLKQMWAPNSPQWFNTGLARSYGIKGDKDDLYYYDEEAGEVKESDDRYTRTQSSACFILSIEDKLLGHHSISEHYVSETKLFKGGSGVGTNFSSLRGVNEKLSSGGQSSGMMSFLQGLDRNAGAIKSGGTTRRAAKMVIVDVDHPEIEEFVDWKVKEEDKVRALGKMGYDTSMDGEAYRTVAGQNSNNSVRLNKEFMDAVINLEHEPDHKMTLNGRVDDAVNREVSVKELWQKINTASWACADPGLQFDDLFNAWHTCPGGEDGDTSKKENRINATNPCSEYAFLNDTACNLASINIFRFFDPETNKIDIERFSHLAGLIQLVLEASIYWGQFPTEDVARKSYLFRTTGLGLANAASLILALGYPYDSDEARNLIAALCGIMTGHSYYVSAMMAGKVGPFAKYEINSPYMKRVIRNHSRVAGHLTDDYEEMTYEPLKINHELLENMGFLNVSSRIKDAWKDAIDYGEANGYRNAQVSVIAPTGTISFAMDCGATSVEPFYNHVVFKKLVGGGSMEIVNPVMEIALKNLGYKPKEISDILGYMLDKDEKGYLRHDTLSGAPHIKPEHIPVFDTANTIRPEGHVLMVSAITPMISGSVSKTVNLPSNAEIEDVKKIHLLAYTTGAKAIAVYRDGCKASQPLSSGKQEEGEKHLEDCSYKELLEFARDCNQGVPNRRKPDGMRMSRTHAAKIGDIELYITIGFYDDGKIAEIFVSTDKDGTVVKGLLASLSKSISNMLQYNIPPEKISIMLRGQKYEPSGFVQRHPYIKYASSISDLISKVIDIECGDYSKCQVKPKAPLAKIDASAAAPTPETVPLQMEMEIEGEKLYGEVCSQCGSDRMVRNGTCKVCMDCGTTTGCS; translated from the coding sequence TTGAAAGAGCTGAAAGATCTATTTAAAAGACATTTTACGAAAGAGCTGGAGGGCAGTGATAAGACTGTCTACGATCTTTTCGAGTGGCAGAATGTTGACGTCAATTTAACAAATTATCAGACGGGCGCGACCATTTTATCCATGGAAGATCTTGAATTTCCAGTTGATTATTCGCAAAATGCCTGCAATATTATAGCCAGCAAGTATTTCAGACGACGGGGAATCCCTAACGGTCTGGGCTATGAACACAGCATGCGTGAAGTGGCTGACCGTATGGTTGGCTTCTGGGCAGATGCTTTGAAAGAAGAAGGCATCATTGAGACTGAGGAAGAGTGGCAGATTTTTTACGATGAGATGGTTTACGCCCTGCTGAAACAGATGTGGGCGCCAAATTCACCGCAGTGGTTCAATACGGGTCTGGCCAGAAGCTATGGTATCAAGGGTGATAAGGACGATCTTTATTACTATGACGAGGAAGCCGGTGAGGTTAAAGAATCAGACGACCGCTATACCCGGACACAATCCAGCGCCTGCTTTATTTTATCCATCGAGGATAAACTGCTCGGCCATCACTCCATTTCTGAGCATTATGTGAGTGAAACCAAGCTGTTTAAAGGCGGCTCTGGTGTTGGCACGAACTTTTCATCGCTTCGCGGCGTGAATGAAAAGCTGTCAAGCGGCGGACAATCCTCAGGAATGATGAGTTTTCTGCAGGGGCTTGACCGTAATGCGGGTGCCATTAAGTCCGGCGGTACAACCCGACGTGCGGCCAAAATGGTCATTGTAGACGTCGATCATCCTGAGATTGAAGAATTTGTAGACTGGAAGGTTAAGGAAGAAGATAAAGTCCGCGCCCTTGGAAAGATGGGCTATGATACCTCTATGGATGGCGAGGCATACCGCACGGTTGCGGGGCAGAACTCAAACAACTCCGTCCGTTTGAATAAAGAGTTCATGGACGCTGTCATCAACCTTGAGCACGAGCCCGATCACAAGATGACCTTGAATGGCCGTGTGGACGACGCGGTTAACCGCGAAGTATCCGTTAAAGAGCTCTGGCAGAAAATTAATACAGCCTCATGGGCCTGCGCCGACCCTGGACTTCAGTTCGACGACCTGTTTAACGCCTGGCACACCTGTCCCGGCGGTGAGGACGGCGATACCTCCAAAAAAGAAAACCGGATCAATGCGACAAACCCATGTTCAGAGTATGCTTTCCTAAATGATACTGCCTGTAACCTGGCATCCATCAATATTTTCCGTTTCTTTGATCCGGAAACCAACAAAATTGATATCGAGCGCTTTTCTCATTTGGCAGGACTGATCCAGCTGGTGCTGGAGGCTTCCATTTACTGGGGACAGTTCCCGACAGAAGATGTTGCCAGAAAAAGCTACCTTTTCCGCACAACAGGCCTGGGCCTTGCCAATGCAGCATCACTGATCCTGGCGTTGGGCTATCCCTATGATTCTGATGAAGCACGTAACCTGATCGCGGCTTTATGCGGTATTATGACTGGGCATTCCTACTATGTTTCAGCGATGATGGCAGGAAAAGTTGGTCCTTTTGCGAAATATGAGATCAACAGCCCCTATATGAAGCGTGTTATCCGCAATCACAGCCGTGTCGCGGGCCATCTGACCGATGATTATGAGGAAATGACTTACGAACCGCTTAAAATCAATCATGAGCTTTTAGAAAATATGGGCTTCCTGAATGTCAGCAGCCGTATCAAGGACGCTTGGAAGGATGCCATTGATTATGGTGAAGCAAACGGCTACCGCAACGCACAGGTTAGTGTAATCGCACCGACCGGTACCATTTCCTTCGCTATGGACTGCGGAGCAACCTCCGTTGAGCCCTTCTACAATCATGTGGTGTTCAAAAAGCTGGTAGGCGGCGGTTCCATGGAAATCGTGAACCCTGTGATGGAGATTGCCCTCAAGAATCTGGGCTATAAGCCAAAAGAAATTTCCGATATTCTCGGCTATATGCTGGATAAGGACGAAAAGGGCTATCTGCGCCATGACACACTGTCCGGTGCGCCGCATATCAAGCCAGAGCATATTCCGGTTTTTGATACAGCTAATACCATCCGTCCAGAGGGCCATGTGCTCATGGTTTCAGCCATCACGCCAATGATCAGCGGCTCGGTTTCAAAGACGGTTAATCTGCCGTCAAACGCAGAGATAGAGGATGTTAAGAAAATTCATCTTCTGGCATATACTACCGGTGCCAAGGCCATCGCCGTTTACCGCGACGGCTGTAAGGCTTCACAGCCTTTAAGCTCAGGTAAGCAGGAGGAAGGCGAAAAGCATTTGGAGGATTGTTCTTATAAAGAGCTCCTGGAATTTGCCCGAGACTGTAATCAGGGGGTACCCAACCGGCGTAAGCCAGACGGTATGCGTATGAGCCGTACCCATGCGGCTAAAATCGGCGATATCGAGCTTTATATCACCATCGGTTTCTACGATGATGGTAAAATTGCAGAAATTTTTGTATCCACCGATAAGGATGGTACAGTGGTTAAAGGGCTGCTGGCTTCATTGTCCAAGTCCATCTCCAATATGCTTCAGTACAATATCCCGCCGGAAAAAATTTCCATTATGCTGAGAGGCCAGAAGTACGAGCCGTCAGGCTTTGTACAGAGACATCCGTACATTAAATACGCGTCCTCTATTTCTGACTTGATCTCCAAGGTGATTGATATTGAATGCGGCGATTATTCCAAATGCCAGGTGAAGCCAAAGGCACCACTTGCAAAGATAGACGCCAGCGCAGCGGCTCCGACACCGGAAACTGTGCCGCTTCAGATGGAAATGGAAATTGAAGGTGAAAAACTCTATGGGGAAGTGTGCAGCCAGTGCGGCAGTGACCGCATGGTCCGCAACGGTACCTGTAAAGTTTGTATGGACTGTGGCACCACTACAGGCTGCAGTTGA
- a CDS encoding CsbD family protein, translating to MSKDTGFVDQAKGEVKDRVGGATGDKGLQAEGMMDKAAGKIKEKANDIKEKAKDVADDVKDRLNK from the coding sequence ATGAGCAAAGATACAGGATTTGTCGATCAGGCAAAAGGTGAAGTGAAAGACCGTGTTGGCGGTGCAACAGGCGACAAAGGCCTACAGGCCGAAGGCATGATGGACAAGGCAGCCGGAAAAATCAAAGAAAAAGCAAATGACATCAAAGAAAAAGCAAAAGATGTTGCTGATGATGTAAAAGATCGTCTGAATAAATAA